From Actinopolymorpha cephalotaxi, one genomic window encodes:
- a CDS encoding PadR family transcriptional regulator, with protein sequence MATPRMTNPLALAVLVLLYERPMHPYEMSTTLRERRKEDSIKLNYGSLYSVVASLQKSGLIEARETLREGNRPERTIYTISEPGKARMTDWLSELISVPKKEFTNFEAALSLMGALDPQEVLRLLELRLSALEMQRTAGEAVRAAAPPNFPRIFMIEYDFTSALLDAEIAFVRSLVHDLRTKELGGFRLWQRMSELRAGDLSSGEASAILHEEFPDELDWTEDGHTG encoded by the coding sequence ATGGCCACGCCGCGTATGACGAACCCGCTGGCGCTGGCCGTGCTGGTCCTGCTCTACGAGCGCCCCATGCACCCGTACGAGATGTCCACCACGCTGCGCGAGCGGCGCAAGGAGGACAGCATCAAGCTCAACTACGGCTCGCTGTACTCCGTTGTCGCCTCGCTGCAGAAGTCCGGCCTGATCGAGGCGCGGGAGACGCTGCGGGAGGGCAACCGGCCCGAACGGACGATCTACACGATCAGCGAGCCCGGCAAGGCCAGGATGACCGACTGGCTGAGCGAACTCATCAGCGTGCCGAAGAAGGAGTTCACCAACTTCGAGGCGGCGCTGTCGCTGATGGGTGCGCTCGACCCGCAGGAGGTGCTCCGGCTGCTGGAGTTGCGGCTGAGCGCCCTGGAGATGCAGCGGACGGCGGGTGAGGCGGTCAGGGCGGCCGCACCGCCCAACTTCCCGCGGATCTTCATGATCGAGTACGACTTCACCTCCGCCCTGCTGGACGCGGAGATCGCGTTCGTCCGCTCCCTCGTGCACGACCTGCGCACGAAGGAGCTCGGCGGCTTCCGGCTGTGGCAGCGGATGTCGGAGCTGCGGGCCGGCGACCTCTCCTCCGGGGAAGCCTCGGCGATCCTGCACGAGGAGTTCCCCGACGAACTCGACTGGACGGAGGACGGCCACACGGGCTAG
- the serB gene encoding phosphoserine phosphatase SerB, which translates to MPATDPPASKPPVSTLLVTLTGRDRPGVTSAVFDTLARYPVEVLDVEQVVLRGRLVLGILVTAPRDVGRLRQAVEKTGRGLGMYVETEDGAGDNRPRRSGRSHVTVLGQPLRPKAVAAIAGRISDTGANIDRIVRIARYPVVAIEMDVSGVDPDLLRQALAIEAAATQVDVAVQPTGLYRRAKRLVVLDVDSTLIQGEVIEMLAAHAGCEEEVARVTAEAMRGELDFAESLRRRVALLAGVDAGALEEVRREVLLTPGARTLTRTLRRLGYQIGVVSGGFTQVVEPLAAELGIDFVAANRLEVADGRLTGRVEGPIVDRPGKAEALRGFAAAAGVPLSQTVAIGDGANDLDMLAAAGLGVAFNAKPVVREAADTAVSVPYLDAIIYLLGITRDEVDAADAETTETA; encoded by the coding sequence GTGCCCGCGACCGATCCGCCCGCGTCGAAGCCGCCCGTCTCCACCCTGCTCGTCACCCTCACCGGCCGGGACCGCCCCGGCGTCACCTCCGCGGTGTTCGACACCCTGGCGAGGTACCCGGTCGAGGTGCTCGACGTCGAACAGGTCGTCCTGCGTGGACGGCTGGTCCTCGGCATCCTGGTGACCGCGCCGCGCGACGTGGGACGGCTGCGGCAGGCTGTGGAGAAGACCGGCCGGGGCCTCGGGATGTACGTCGAGACCGAGGACGGCGCCGGCGACAACCGGCCGCGGCGCAGTGGCCGCAGCCACGTCACCGTGCTCGGCCAGCCGCTGCGGCCGAAGGCGGTCGCGGCGATCGCCGGGCGGATCTCCGACACCGGCGCCAACATCGACCGGATCGTCCGGATCGCCCGCTATCCGGTGGTCGCCATCGAGATGGACGTGTCCGGCGTCGACCCCGACCTGCTGCGCCAGGCGCTGGCCATCGAGGCCGCCGCCACGCAGGTGGACGTGGCCGTCCAGCCGACGGGTCTGTACCGCCGGGCCAAGCGCCTGGTCGTGCTGGACGTGGACTCGACCCTGATCCAGGGCGAGGTGATCGAGATGCTCGCCGCGCACGCCGGGTGCGAGGAGGAGGTCGCCCGGGTCACCGCCGAGGCGATGCGGGGCGAGCTGGACTTCGCCGAGTCACTGCGCCGGCGAGTGGCCCTGCTCGCCGGGGTGGACGCCGGAGCGCTGGAGGAGGTACGCCGCGAGGTCCTGCTCACCCCCGGCGCCCGTACCCTCACCCGTACCCTCCGTCGGCTCGGCTACCAGATCGGCGTGGTCAGCGGCGGGTTCACCCAGGTGGTGGAGCCGCTGGCCGCCGAGCTCGGCATCGACTTCGTGGCCGCCAACCGGCTGGAGGTCGCCGACGGGCGGCTCACCGGCCGGGTCGAGGGACCGATCGTGGACCGCCCCGGCAAGGCGGAGGCGTTGCGGGGGTTCGCCGCGGCGGCCGGCGTCCCGTTGTCGCAGACCGTGGCGATCGGAGACGGCGCCAACGACCTGGACATGCTCGCCGCCGCCGGACTCGGGGTGGCGTTCAACGCCAAGCCGGTGGTCCGCGAGGCCGCCGACACCGCGGTCAGCGTGCCCTACCTGGACGCGATCATCTACCTGCTCGGGATCACCCGGGACGAGGTGGACGCCGCGGACGCGGAGACCACCGAAACAGCTTGA
- a CDS encoding M48 family metallopeptidase produces the protein MTDIEDRPARSRLTLTGVSSRAWEHPADRGALVAVRQLKGFDVVLRKLSGLINERALRLIFLGSAVRAGDRQFPKVHRLYAEAAATLDVRELPELFVMTGPMPNAMCIGLDKPFIVVNSGLIDLLDEEELRFVLGHELGHAQSGHALYQSVLVFLIRLSGAIAWMPLGVLGLRAIIAALMEWSRKAELSGDRAGLLACQDPAAALRTHMKLASGGHLEDVDATAFLAQAAEYDASGDLRDSVLKLLLLEARSHPFLAVRAAELRHWVDHGDYRRILDGDYPRREDDANARMSDEARRAADSYRDAFARSQDPLAKILGDLGGAVDGVRDRVNGWLGNRSGSGSS, from the coding sequence ATGACGGACATCGAGGACCGGCCGGCCCGGTCACGGCTCACGCTCACCGGCGTCAGCTCGCGTGCGTGGGAGCATCCCGCCGACCGGGGCGCGCTGGTCGCCGTCCGTCAGCTCAAGGGTTTCGACGTCGTGCTGCGCAAGCTGTCCGGCCTGATCAACGAACGCGCGCTCCGGTTGATCTTCCTCGGGTCGGCGGTGCGCGCGGGAGACCGGCAGTTCCCCAAGGTGCACCGGTTGTACGCCGAGGCCGCCGCCACGCTCGACGTGCGGGAGCTGCCCGAGTTGTTCGTGATGACCGGGCCGATGCCCAACGCCATGTGCATCGGGCTGGACAAACCGTTCATCGTCGTCAACAGCGGGCTGATCGACCTGCTGGACGAGGAGGAGCTGCGGTTCGTCCTCGGCCACGAGCTCGGGCACGCCCAGAGCGGCCACGCGCTCTACCAGTCGGTGCTGGTGTTCCTCATCCGGCTCAGCGGTGCGATCGCCTGGATGCCGCTCGGCGTCCTCGGCCTGCGGGCCATCATCGCGGCCCTGATGGAGTGGTCGCGCAAGGCGGAGTTGTCAGGTGACCGGGCGGGGCTGCTGGCCTGCCAGGACCCCGCTGCCGCGCTGCGCACCCACATGAAGCTCGCCTCCGGCGGGCACCTGGAAGACGTCGACGCGACCGCGTTCCTCGCCCAGGCGGCGGAGTACGACGCCAGTGGCGACCTGCGCGACAGCGTGCTCAAGCTGCTGCTGCTGGAGGCCCGCAGTCACCCGTTCCTCGCCGTCCGCGCCGCGGAGCTGCGGCACTGGGTGGACCACGGCGACTACCGCCGCATCCTCGACGGCGACTACCCCCGGCGTGAGGACGACGCCAACGCCAGGATGAGCGACGAGGCCCGCCGGGCGGCCGACTCCTACCGCGACGCCTTCGCCCGTTCGCAGGACCCGCTGGCGAAGATCCTCGGTGACCTGGGCGGTGCGGTCGACGGCGTACGCGACCGGGTGAACGGCTGGTTAGGCAACCGGTCCGGTTCCGGCTCCAGCTGA
- a CDS encoding SPFH domain-containing protein has translation MLIAILVVVVLVLARSVKIVPPERAGIVMRLGRFSRVLPPGVSIIVPFVDKVQHTVDLREQVVSFPPQRVVTKDDLVVSIDPVITFQVTDPVSAIYEIGNYTRAIEELTTNHLRTIVGGMDLERTRAGREQISIRLRTVLDAATSKFGVRVHRVELKDIA, from the coding sequence ATGCTCATCGCAATTCTTGTGGTCGTCGTCCTCGTCCTGGCGAGGTCGGTGAAGATCGTCCCGCCGGAGCGGGCAGGCATCGTCATGCGACTGGGTAGGTTCTCCCGCGTCCTTCCGCCCGGCGTGTCGATCATCGTGCCGTTCGTGGACAAGGTGCAGCACACCGTCGACCTGCGGGAGCAGGTGGTGTCGTTCCCGCCGCAGCGGGTGGTCACCAAGGACGACCTCGTCGTCTCCATCGACCCGGTCATCACCTTCCAGGTGACCGACCCCGTGTCCGCGATCTACGAGATCGGCAACTACACCCGGGCGATCGAGGAGCTCACCACGAACCACCTGCGCACCATCGTCGGTGGCATGGACCTCGAGCGGACCCGGGCCGGCCGCGAGCAGATCAGCATCAGGCTGCGAACGGTATTGGACGCGGCCACCAGCAAGTTCGGCGTCCGGGTCCACCGCGTGGAGCTGAAGGACATCGCCTGA
- a CDS encoding ABC transporter ATP-binding protein, translating into MGSVLELTDVTITRNGTKLLDAVTWSVEDADRWVVLGPNGAGKTTLLQIASARMHPTSGTATILGETLGRVDVFELRPRIGLTSAAIADRIPRHERVDDVVVSASYAVLGRWREAYDDVDHDRARRLLSWLGVGDYADRTFGTLSEGERKRVQIARALMTDPELLLMDEPAAGLDLGGREALVRTLDEIAADDLAPATVLVTHHVEEIPPSFTHVLLLRGGSVVAAGPIEETLTSPALSETFGLPLKVVRSDDRWTARADR; encoded by the coding sequence ATGGGGTCTGTACTCGAGCTCACCGACGTCACGATCACCCGTAACGGCACCAAGCTGCTGGACGCGGTGACCTGGTCCGTCGAGGACGCCGACCGGTGGGTGGTGCTCGGCCCCAACGGCGCCGGCAAGACGACCCTGCTGCAGATCGCCTCCGCCCGGATGCACCCGACCAGCGGCACCGCGACCATCCTCGGGGAGACCCTCGGCCGGGTCGACGTGTTCGAGCTGCGTCCCCGCATCGGCCTGACGAGCGCGGCGATCGCGGACCGGATTCCCCGGCACGAACGCGTCGACGACGTGGTGGTGTCGGCCTCCTACGCCGTGCTCGGCCGCTGGCGGGAGGCCTACGACGACGTCGACCACGACCGTGCCCGCCGGCTGTTGTCCTGGCTGGGCGTGGGCGACTACGCCGACCGCACTTTCGGGACCCTCTCCGAGGGCGAACGCAAGCGGGTGCAGATCGCCCGGGCGCTGATGACCGACCCCGAACTGCTGCTGATGGACGAGCCGGCCGCCGGCCTGGACCTCGGCGGCCGGGAGGCGCTCGTGCGCACTCTCGACGAGATCGCCGCGGACGACCTCGCCCCGGCCACCGTGCTGGTCACCCACCACGTCGAGGAGATCCCGCCGAGCTTCACCCACGTCCTGCTGCTGCGCGGCGGCAGCGTGGTGGCGGCCGGCCCGATCGAGGAGACCCTCACCTCGCCGGCGCTGTCGGAGACCTTCGGGCTGCCGCTGAAGGTCGTCCGCTCCGACGACCGCTGGACCGCACGGGCGGACCGCTGA
- a CDS encoding SDR family oxidoreductase has translation MTDEAVGTPSTPSTHGAPVAVVTGAGSGVGRAVAVALAAEGHVVVLAGRRPEPLAEAAAECARAWRDAGRSPGTAGSAGEPVLAVPTDVADPDSVAALFGAVRTEYGRLDVLVNNAGRNAPAASVEDLSLADWRAVVDVNLTGAFLCTQHAVRLMKEQRPRGGRIINNGSLSAHTPRPHSAAYTATKHAISGLTRATALDGRPYDIACGQIDIGNAATDMTARMAEGVAQPDGSVRPEPTIDVAHVARAVVYMAGLPLDANVPAMTVMATRMPYVGRG, from the coding sequence ATGACGGACGAGGCGGTCGGCACCCCCAGCACTCCCAGCACCCACGGCGCTCCGGTGGCGGTGGTCACCGGAGCGGGCTCCGGGGTTGGCCGGGCGGTCGCGGTCGCGCTGGCCGCCGAGGGCCACGTGGTGGTGCTCGCCGGTCGGCGGCCCGAGCCGCTGGCGGAGGCGGCGGCGGAGTGCGCACGGGCGTGGCGGGACGCCGGCCGGTCCCCCGGCACGGCAGGCTCGGCCGGCGAACCGGTGCTCGCCGTACCCACCGACGTCGCCGACCCCGACTCGGTGGCCGCGTTGTTCGGCGCGGTACGCACCGAGTACGGCCGGCTGGACGTGCTGGTCAACAACGCCGGGCGGAACGCGCCCGCCGCCTCGGTCGAGGACCTGTCCCTGGCCGACTGGCGCGCGGTGGTGGACGTCAACCTGACCGGCGCGTTCCTGTGCACCCAGCACGCCGTCCGGCTGATGAAGGAACAGCGCCCCCGTGGCGGCCGGATCATCAACAACGGTTCGCTGTCCGCGCACACGCCGCGTCCCCACTCGGCCGCGTACACCGCGACCAAGCACGCGATCAGCGGACTCACCAGGGCCACCGCGCTGGACGGCCGTCCGTACGACATCGCCTGCGGTCAGATCGACATCGGCAACGCCGCGACCGACATGACCGCCCGGATGGCCGAGGGCGTCGCGCAGCCGGACGGTTCGGTGCGGCCCGAGCCGACCATCGACGTCGCCCACGTGGCCCGCGCGGTGGTCTACATGGCGGGTCTGCCGCTGGACGCGAACGTGCCGGCGATGACCGTGATGGCGACCCGGATGCCCTACGTCGGCCGCGGATAG
- a CDS encoding sulfite exporter TauE/SafE family protein, translating into MSELGYLAVFLAGAAAGTINAIVGSGTLITFPTLIAFGIPPVTANVSNTIGLAPGSAAAAWGYRAELRGQRTRLIRLGSMSLLGAITGAILLLTLPSSAFDMIVPVLVGLGVALVILQPWLSRKLAERRNEPVHRHHGSWLMMVLVYLTGVYGGYFGAAQGVILMAVLGIGLDEALQRANAAKNVLACVANAVAAVVFILVAHVAWVPAVLIAVGSVLGGLIGARLGRRLPPTLLRGVIVTVGVIAIVMLLRR; encoded by the coding sequence GTGAGCGAACTCGGATATCTCGCCGTCTTCCTCGCGGGGGCGGCGGCCGGCACGATCAACGCCATCGTCGGGTCGGGAACGCTGATCACGTTCCCGACCCTGATCGCGTTCGGTATCCCGCCGGTCACCGCCAACGTCTCCAACACGATTGGGCTCGCCCCCGGCTCGGCCGCGGCCGCCTGGGGCTACCGCGCCGAGCTCAGGGGGCAGCGCACCCGGCTGATCCGGCTGGGCTCGATGTCCCTGCTCGGCGCGATCACCGGCGCGATCCTGCTGCTCACGCTCCCGTCGAGCGCGTTCGACATGATCGTCCCGGTTCTGGTGGGCCTCGGCGTCGCGCTGGTCATCCTGCAGCCGTGGCTGTCGCGGAAGCTGGCCGAACGCCGCAACGAGCCCGTGCACCGGCACCACGGCAGCTGGCTGATGATGGTGCTGGTCTACCTGACCGGCGTCTACGGCGGTTATTTCGGCGCCGCCCAGGGCGTGATCCTGATGGCGGTCCTCGGCATCGGGCTGGACGAGGCGCTGCAGCGGGCGAACGCCGCCAAGAACGTTCTTGCCTGCGTCGCGAACGCCGTCGCCGCCGTCGTCTTCATCCTGGTCGCGCACGTGGCCTGGGTGCCCGCCGTCCTGATCGCCGTGGGCTCGGTCCTCGGCGGCCTGATCGGCGCCCGGCTCGGCCGCCGGCTTCCACCGACGTTGCTGCGCGGCGTGATCGTCACCGTCGGAGTGATCGCGATCGTCATGCTGCTGCGCCGGTAG
- a CDS encoding SPFH domain-containing protein, with protein MAPLIVFAFIAFVVVFFLYKSVKIIPQARAGIVERLGRYSSTLDPGLSIIVPVVDKVRYTIDLREQVVSFPPQPVITEDNLVVSIDTVIYFQVTDAVRATYEIANYIQAIEQLTMTTLRNIVGGMDLERTLTSREQINTELRGVLDEATGKWGVRVNRVELKGIDPPPSIQDSMEKQMRADRDKRAAVLTAEGTRQSAILTAEGAKQSAILTAEGEKQSQILRAQAQREAQILRAQGEAQAIETVFNAIHDGEPDQSLLSYQYLQMLPKIAQGDANKLWIVPSEIGKALEGIGSMVGQFAEEGESTPRAADRPRRRTPKPHAAVAAEAEEATVSALQDAESEVQAAIAAAEDAAKGGLGGGRNQQETGTNGDSAGPAQPAAQEPRPE; from the coding sequence GTGGCACCTTTGATCGTCTTCGCATTTATTGCGTTCGTTGTCGTCTTCTTCCTGTACAAGTCGGTCAAGATCATCCCGCAGGCGCGGGCCGGCATCGTCGAACGCCTAGGGCGATACTCCTCCACCCTGGATCCCGGCCTGTCGATCATCGTGCCGGTCGTCGACAAGGTGCGATACACCATCGACCTGCGTGAGCAGGTGGTGTCCTTCCCGCCGCAGCCGGTGATCACCGAGGACAACCTCGTCGTGTCCATCGACACGGTGATCTACTTCCAGGTGACCGACGCGGTGCGCGCGACCTACGAGATTGCCAACTACATCCAGGCGATCGAACAGCTCACCATGACCACTCTGCGCAACATCGTCGGTGGCATGGACCTCGAGCGCACGCTGACCAGCCGCGAGCAGATCAACACCGAGCTGCGCGGCGTCCTGGACGAGGCCACCGGCAAGTGGGGTGTCCGGGTCAACCGCGTGGAGCTGAAGGGCATCGACCCGCCGCCCTCCATCCAGGACTCGATGGAGAAGCAGATGCGCGCCGACCGCGACAAGCGGGCCGCCGTGCTCACCGCGGAGGGCACCCGCCAGTCGGCCATCCTGACCGCTGAGGGGGCGAAGCAGTCGGCGATCCTCACCGCGGAGGGCGAGAAGCAGTCGCAGATCCTGCGTGCCCAGGCCCAGCGGGAGGCGCAGATCCTGCGAGCCCAGGGTGAGGCGCAGGCCATCGAGACCGTCTTCAACGCGATCCACGACGGCGAGCCCGACCAGAGCCTGCTGTCCTACCAGTACCTCCAGATGCTGCCGAAGATCGCCCAGGGCGACGCCAACAAGCTGTGGATCGTCCCGAGCGAGATCGGCAAGGCGCTGGAGGGCATCGGCTCGATGGTCGGCCAGTTCGCCGAGGAGGGCGAGTCCACCCCGCGTGCGGCCGACCGCCCGCGCCGGCGCACTCCCAAGCCTCATGCGGCCGTGGCGGCCGAGGCCGAGGAGGCCACCGTCAGCGCCCTGCAGGACGCGGAGTCGGAGGTGCAGGCGGCGATCGCCGCCGCCGAGGACGCCGCCAAGGGCGGCCTGGGCGGCGGGCGCAACCAGCAGGAGACCGGGACCAACGGGGATTCGGCGGGACCGGCGCAGCCGGCCGCGCAGGAGCCCCGGCCGGAGTGA
- a CDS encoding NfeD family protein, whose protein sequence is MGNLLAWISEHLWVAWAVLAAALAAVELLTLDLVFLMVAAGAAAGALAALVGGGPVISIVAAIVVALGMLAAVRPVALRHLKEAPSIRTGISALVGKTGVVVEEVSPHGGRVRIGGEVWTARPYDEHSTIEPGKSVDVLTIEGVTAYVHESEQPWHL, encoded by the coding sequence ATGGGCAACCTGCTCGCCTGGATCAGCGAACACCTGTGGGTGGCATGGGCGGTGCTCGCGGCGGCCCTGGCCGCGGTCGAACTGCTCACGCTCGACCTGGTGTTCTTGATGGTGGCCGCGGGGGCGGCCGCCGGTGCGCTGGCGGCCCTGGTCGGCGGTGGGCCGGTCATCTCGATCGTTGCCGCGATCGTCGTGGCGCTGGGAATGCTCGCGGCGGTACGCCCGGTGGCGCTCCGGCACCTGAAGGAGGCGCCGTCCATCCGCACGGGTATATCCGCACTGGTGGGCAAGACGGGCGTGGTCGTCGAGGAAGTCAGTCCCCATGGTGGGAGAGTCAGAATCGGGGGAGAGGTCTGGACTGCGCGTCCCTACGACGAGCATTCGACGATCGAACCCGGCAAGTCCGTCGACGTTCTCACGATCGAGGGCGTCACCGCGTACGTCCATGAATCGGAGCAGCCGTGGCACCTTTGA
- the melA gene encoding alpha-glucosidase/alpha-galactosidase, protein MTTRIAMLGAGSLGFTRRLVRDILSVPELADTTFAFHDINERNLDMVTRLIRRDIEASGLPATIEPSLDRRRAVADADYVFSVIRQGGLDAFRTDIEIPLKYGVDQCVGDTLCAGGVMYAQRTIPALLDFCTDIREVAKPDVLFLNYSNPMAMNTWACNEYGGVRTVGLCHGVQGGHWQITRCIEHWAKREGLIGQEETLHRNEVDIVAAGINHQTWYVKAQWRGIDMIPKMRELFEGHPTYPQTEKVRIDVLRRFGYYSTESNGHLSEYLPWYRKRTEEISKWIDLSSWINGETGGYLRVCTEGRNWFETDFPNWMKEDPKPITAQDRSEEHGSYIIEALETGRVYRGHFNVPNDGVITNLPQGSVVEVPGYVDRNGINIPVVGDLPMACAATCAASIRVQEMGKEAAVHADTTLLKQAMLHDPLVGAVCDPEEVWQMTDEMLVEQARWLPQFAEEIPAARERLATAERDGTRVKTVTTEGAARLHTKSVEEMAADREAARSNADAADKAGMTKTG, encoded by the coding sequence ATGACAACCCGAATCGCGATGCTCGGCGCCGGATCGCTCGGCTTCACCCGCCGCCTGGTGCGGGACATCCTGTCCGTCCCCGAACTCGCCGACACGACGTTCGCGTTCCACGACATCAACGAACGCAACCTCGACATGGTGACCAGGCTGATCCGCCGCGACATCGAGGCCAGCGGGCTGCCGGCCACGATCGAGCCGAGCCTGGACCGCCGCCGGGCCGTCGCCGACGCCGACTACGTGTTCTCGGTGATCCGGCAAGGCGGCCTTGACGCGTTCCGGACCGACATCGAGATCCCGCTGAAGTACGGCGTCGACCAGTGCGTAGGTGACACGCTGTGCGCGGGTGGGGTGATGTACGCCCAGCGCACCATCCCCGCGCTGCTGGACTTCTGCACCGACATCCGCGAGGTCGCCAAGCCGGACGTGCTGTTCCTCAACTACTCCAACCCGATGGCGATGAACACCTGGGCCTGCAACGAGTACGGCGGCGTGCGCACCGTCGGCCTGTGCCACGGCGTCCAGGGCGGCCACTGGCAGATCACCCGCTGCATCGAGCACTGGGCGAAGCGGGAGGGCCTGATCGGGCAGGAGGAGACGCTGCACCGCAACGAGGTCGACATCGTTGCCGCCGGCATCAACCACCAGACGTGGTACGTCAAGGCGCAGTGGCGCGGCATCGACATGATCCCGAAGATGCGGGAACTGTTCGAGGGGCACCCGACCTACCCGCAGACCGAGAAGGTCCGCATCGACGTGCTGCGCCGCTTCGGCTACTACAGCACCGAGTCCAACGGCCACCTGTCGGAGTACCTCCCGTGGTACCGCAAGCGGACCGAGGAGATCTCGAAGTGGATCGACCTGTCCAGCTGGATCAACGGCGAGACCGGCGGCTACCTGCGGGTCTGCACCGAGGGGCGGAACTGGTTCGAGACCGACTTCCCGAACTGGATGAAGGAGGACCCCAAGCCGATCACCGCGCAGGACCGCAGCGAGGAGCACGGCTCCTACATCATCGAGGCGCTGGAGACCGGACGCGTCTACCGCGGCCACTTCAACGTGCCGAACGACGGCGTGATCACCAACCTGCCGCAGGGCAGCGTGGTGGAGGTGCCGGGGTACGTCGACCGCAACGGGATCAACATCCCCGTGGTCGGTGACCTGCCGATGGCCTGTGCGGCCACCTGTGCGGCCAGCATCCGGGTGCAGGAGATGGGCAAGGAGGCGGCTGTGCACGCCGACACCACCCTGCTCAAGCAGGCGATGCTGCACGACCCGCTGGTCGGCGCGGTCTGTGACCCGGAGGAGGTGTGGCAGATGACCGACGAGATGCTGGTGGAGCAGGCGCGCTGGCTGCCGCAGTTCGCCGAGGAGATCCCGGCGGCCCGGGAACGTCTCGCCACCGCCGAACGCGACGGCACCCGGGTGAAGACCGTCACCACCGAGGGCGCGGCCCGCCTGCACACCAAGTCCGTGGAGGAGATGGCCGCGGACCGGGAGGCCGCGCGGTCCAACGCCGACGCGGCCGACAAGGCGGGCATGACGAAGACCGGCTGA
- a CDS encoding ABC transporter ATP-binding protein: protein MSAYAASGVLDDLGPLPSGRPAIEVAGLTKTYGSGDKAVRALAGISFAVPAGSVFGLLGPNGAGKSTTVKILTTLSRADAGSASVAGIDVHRRPALVRRAIGYVSQKPAFDPMGTGRENLILAGRVHGLSGPAARARAQELLARFGLAEAADRPAGKWSGGMQRKLDVATGLVHRPSVLFMDEPTTGLDPQARAEMWAEIARLARDDGLTVLLTTHYLEEADRLADQLVIIDRGRVVAAGTPDELKAQLDGDTVQAEIAGAGQAGQAGQAEAAEAARSVLGGVPGVHDVTVEETTVRARVTNGAAALPAVLAALDAARIGLTAVTVARPSLDDVYLRHAGRSFDRADAAPLPRQETNR from the coding sequence ATGTCCGCGTACGCGGCGTCCGGGGTCCTCGACGACCTCGGACCACTCCCCTCCGGCCGGCCCGCCATCGAGGTGGCAGGCCTGACCAAGACCTACGGCAGCGGCGACAAGGCCGTCCGGGCCCTGGCCGGCATCAGCTTCGCCGTACCAGCCGGGTCGGTCTTCGGACTGCTCGGCCCCAACGGCGCCGGCAAGTCCACGACAGTGAAGATCCTCACCACGCTCTCCCGCGCCGACGCGGGCTCCGCGAGCGTCGCCGGAATCGACGTGCACCGCCGGCCGGCGCTGGTACGCCGGGCGATCGGGTACGTCTCGCAGAAACCGGCCTTCGACCCGATGGGGACCGGCCGGGAGAACCTGATCCTGGCCGGCCGTGTCCACGGGCTGTCCGGCCCGGCTGCCCGGGCCCGGGCACAGGAACTACTCGCCCGCTTCGGTCTCGCCGAGGCGGCCGACCGGCCGGCCGGCAAGTGGTCGGGCGGCATGCAGCGCAAGCTCGACGTCGCCACCGGCCTGGTGCACCGGCCGTCGGTGCTGTTCATGGACGAACCCACCACCGGACTGGACCCGCAGGCCCGGGCGGAGATGTGGGCCGAGATCGCCCGGCTGGCCCGCGACGACGGGCTGACCGTGCTGCTCACCACGCACTACCTGGAGGAGGCGGACCGGCTCGCCGACCAACTGGTGATCATCGACCGCGGCCGGGTCGTCGCCGCCGGTACGCCGGACGAGCTGAAGGCCCAGCTGGATGGGGACACCGTCCAGGCTGAAATCGCCGGTGCCGGGCAGGCCGGGCAGGCCGGGCAGGCCGAGGCGGCCGAGGCGGCCCGGTCGGTGCTGGGCGGCGTACCGGGCGTGCACGACGTCACGGTGGAGGAGACGACCGTGCGGGCGCGGGTGACCAACGGTGCGGCCGCGCTGCCCGCCGTACTGGCCGCTCTCGACGCGGCCCGGATCGGCCTCACCGCGGTCACCGTGGCCCGGCCCTCCCTCGACGACGTGTACCTGCGCCACGCCGGCCGATCCTTCGACCGTGCCGACGCCGCACCCCTTCCCCGGCAGGAGACGAACCGATGA